The proteins below come from a single Zea mays cultivar B73 chromosome 8, Zm-B73-REFERENCE-NAM-5.0, whole genome shotgun sequence genomic window:
- the LOC100382412 gene encoding uncharacterized protein LOC100382412: MAASSSIQRGERRGRWGSPERTVVWTEPKPKPARKVAVVYYLCHRDGHLDHPHFLEMELSQHQQSHSSRPAPGLYLRDFKARLNALRGDGMPGMYSWSSKRSYKNGYVWQDLTEDDLIHPAHGNDEYVLKGSPLLLFPQPPPQQEDADKWAGRHRKNWSSFDLGDCDSKLVVVAQHQQSAATRVDRDDADPSSTELAIDEISPPPSSSSPDEPESCGREVGVVAGGRMWASAVLMQIFSCGSTAAVRRGRHARTRSDLVMSSASNRRAKKEADADADADASARAAECLSVSGVVERDYFSGSLIESGKKRGGDDALLLKRSSSCNADSRGAAKLKLPPVPAKEVRPGRLASRGSPAPNKSMTKSTVAQSRDGGECNGATADAAGST, from the exons ATGGCGGCCTCTTCGTCGATCCAACGAGGCGAGAGACGAGGAAGGTGGGGGAGCCCCGAGCGCACCGTGGTGTGGACTGAACCCAAGCCCAAGCCGGCGAGGAAGGTCGCCGTGGTTTACTACCTCTGCCACCGCGACGGCCACCTCGACCACCCGCACTTCCTGGAGATGGAGCTATCCCAGCACCAGCAGTCCCACTCCTCCCGCCCTGCTCCCGGCCTCTACCTCCGAGACTTCAAGGCCCGCCTCAACGCGCTCCGCGGCGACGGCATGCCCGGCATGTACTCCTGGTCCTCCAAGAGGAGCTACAAGAACGGGTACGTGTGgcaggacctcaccgaggacgaccTCATCCACCCCGCCCACGGCAACGACGAGTACGTCCTCAAGGGCTCCCCGCTCCTCCTCTTCCCTCAGCCACCGCCGCAGCAGGAGGATGCCGACAAGTGGGCCGGCCGTCACCGCAAGAACTGGAGCTCCTTCGACCTGGGGGACTGCGATAGTAAGCTGGTCGTCGTGGCCCAACACCAACAGTCTGCGGCCACGCGGGTCGACCGGGACGACGCCGACCCGTCGTCGACGGAGCTGGCCATCGACGAgatctcgccgccgccgtcctccaGCAGCCCAGACGAGCCGGAGAGCTGCGGCAGGGAGGTCGGCGTGGTCGCCGGCGGGCGGATGTGGGCGTCGGCCGTGCTGATGCAGATCTTCTCCTGCGGGTCCACGGCGGCCGTGAGGCGGGGCCGCCACGCGCGCACCCGCTCTGACCTTGTGATGTCAAGTGCGAGCAACAGGCGGGCCAAGAAGGAGGCGGATGCGGACGCGGACGCGGACGCGTCAGCAAGAGCGGCTGAATGCCTGTCAGTGTCAGGCGTCGTGGAGCGGGACTACTTCAGCGGCAGCCTCATTGAGAGCGGCAAGAAGCGCGGCGGGGATGACGCCCTTCTTCTCAAGCGGTCATCCTCCTGCAACGCCGACAG CAGGGGCGCCGCGAAGCTGAAGTTGCCGCCGGTGCCGGCGAAGGAGGTCCGTCCCGGGCGCCTTGCCTCCCGAGGAAGCCCCGCGCCCAACAAAAGTATGACTAAATCCACGGTGGCCCAGAGCAGGGACGGAGGCGAATGCAATGGCGCGACGGCGGACGCGGCGGGGAGCACGTAG
- the LOC100382412 gene encoding uncharacterized protein isoform X1 has protein sequence MAASSSIQRGERRGRWGSPERTVVWTEPKPKPARKVAVVYYLCHRDGHLDHPHFLEMELSQHQQSHSSRPAPGLYLRDFKARLNALRGDGMPGMYSWSSKRSYKNGYVWQDLTEDDLIHPAHGNDEYVLKGSPLLLFPQPPPQQEDADKWAGRHRKNWSSFDLGDCDSKLVVVAQHQQSAATRVDRDDADPSSTELAIDEISPPPSSSSPDEPESCGREVGVVAGGRMWASAVLMQIFSCGSTAAVRRGRHARTRSDLVMSSASNRRAKKEADADADADASARAAECLSVSGVVERDYFSGSLIESGKKRGGDDALLLKRSSSCNADRGAAKLKLPPVPAKEVRPGRLASRGSPAPNKSMTKSTVAQSRDGGECNGATADAAGST, from the exons ATGGCGGCCTCTTCGTCGATCCAACGAGGCGAGAGACGAGGAAGGTGGGGGAGCCCCGAGCGCACCGTGGTGTGGACTGAACCCAAGCCCAAGCCGGCGAGGAAGGTCGCCGTGGTTTACTACCTCTGCCACCGCGACGGCCACCTCGACCACCCGCACTTCCTGGAGATGGAGCTATCCCAGCACCAGCAGTCCCACTCCTCCCGCCCTGCTCCCGGCCTCTACCTCCGAGACTTCAAGGCCCGCCTCAACGCGCTCCGCGGCGACGGCATGCCCGGCATGTACTCCTGGTCCTCCAAGAGGAGCTACAAGAACGGGTACGTGTGgcaggacctcaccgaggacgaccTCATCCACCCCGCCCACGGCAACGACGAGTACGTCCTCAAGGGCTCCCCGCTCCTCCTCTTCCCTCAGCCACCGCCGCAGCAGGAGGATGCCGACAAGTGGGCCGGCCGTCACCGCAAGAACTGGAGCTCCTTCGACCTGGGGGACTGCGATAGTAAGCTGGTCGTCGTGGCCCAACACCAACAGTCTGCGGCCACGCGGGTCGACCGGGACGACGCCGACCCGTCGTCGACGGAGCTGGCCATCGACGAgatctcgccgccgccgtcctccaGCAGCCCAGACGAGCCGGAGAGCTGCGGCAGGGAGGTCGGCGTGGTCGCCGGCGGGCGGATGTGGGCGTCGGCCGTGCTGATGCAGATCTTCTCCTGCGGGTCCACGGCGGCCGTGAGGCGGGGCCGCCACGCGCGCACCCGCTCTGACCTTGTGATGTCAAGTGCGAGCAACAGGCGGGCCAAGAAGGAGGCGGATGCGGACGCGGACGCGGACGCGTCAGCAAGAGCGGCTGAATGCCTGTCAGTGTCAGGCGTCGTGGAGCGGGACTACTTCAGCGGCAGCCTCATTGAGAGCGGCAAGAAGCGCGGCGGGGATGACGCCCTTCTTCTCAAGCGGTCATCCTCCTGCAACGCCGACAG GGGCGCCGCGAAGCTGAAGTTGCCGCCGGTGCCGGCGAAGGAGGTCCGTCCCGGGCGCCTTGCCTCCCGAGGAAGCCCCGCGCCCAACAAAAGTATGACTAAATCCACGGTGGCCCAGAGCAGGGACGGAGGCGAATGCAATGGCGCGACGGCGGACGCGGCGGGGAGCACGTAG